From one Pseudobdellovibrionaceae bacterium genomic stretch:
- the fsa gene encoding fructose-6-phosphate aldolase, whose amino-acid sequence MKFYIDTALIEEIREANKRGLVDGVTTNPSLVAKTGKPHNEVIKEICQEVNGLVSAEVLSLESDEMYKEGLELAKIHDNVVVKIPMTDEGLVAVRRLAADGIKTNVTLVFSPVQALLVAKAGATLVSPFVGRLDDVSQDGMQLISQISQIYQNYGFDTQVIVASIRHPIHVLESALIGADIVTIPYKVIQQLTKHPLTDRGIEQFLKDAKGMA is encoded by the coding sequence ATGAAGTTCTATATTGATACGGCTCTCATTGAGGAAATTCGGGAGGCCAATAAGCGTGGTCTGGTTGATGGAGTTACGACCAATCCCAGCCTGGTTGCTAAGACGGGTAAGCCTCATAACGAAGTCATTAAAGAGATCTGTCAGGAAGTAAACGGATTGGTTTCCGCAGAGGTCCTGTCCCTGGAATCTGACGAGATGTATAAAGAAGGTCTGGAATTAGCCAAGATTCATGACAACGTGGTGGTGAAGATTCCCATGACCGACGAAGGTCTAGTTGCCGTACGCAGGCTTGCCGCTGACGGGATCAAGACAAATGTGACTCTCGTATTCTCACCTGTTCAAGCTCTTTTGGTGGCGAAGGCTGGTGCAACCCTTGTTTCGCCTTTTGTAGGTCGTCTGGACGATGTTAGTCAGGATGGAATGCAGTTGATTAGTCAGATTAGTCAAATCTACCAGAACTATGGTTTTGATACTCAGGTGATCGTGGCGAGTATCCGCCACCCTATTCACGTCCTGGAATCCGCTCTGATTGGGGCTGACATCGTGACTATCCCCTACAAGGTTATCCAACAGTTGACTAAGCACCCACTAACCGATCGAGGCATCGAACAGTTCTTGAAGGATGCCAAGGGAATGGCGTAG
- a CDS encoding 2-amino-4-hydroxy-6-hydroxymethyldihydropteridine diphosphokinase codes for MAGEVHETLVGIKVFSNEGQELLADVAKDLREKMAFVGASSVYRVWGNINHPEHIHDLRRIESFDGLAAVIKARTTLSPHELLKFLQDVEIKYRSEVLRRSISLNLLVYEDLTYMTPELTLPHPELHRRPESLLLAAEVWGEYVHPVLKENLYTLTRQFHDEQWGRFYAQGKTLLDF; via the coding sequence GTGGCGGGTGAAGTTCACGAAACCCTAGTTGGGATCAAAGTCTTCTCCAATGAAGGACAGGAGTTATTGGCTGATGTGGCTAAGGACCTCCGCGAGAAGATGGCTTTTGTTGGGGCATCTTCCGTCTATCGGGTTTGGGGAAATATCAATCATCCAGAGCATATACATGATCTGAGACGTATTGAGAGTTTTGATGGATTGGCTGCCGTCATCAAGGCCCGGACGACCCTATCGCCCCATGAGCTTTTGAAATTCCTTCAGGATGTGGAGATCAAATACCGCAGTGAGGTTTTGCGTCGAAGTATCAGTCTTAACCTTCTGGTTTATGAGGACCTTACCTATATGACCCCGGAGCTGACTCTTCCTCATCCCGAGCTTCATCGTCGGCCAGAATCCCTGCTGTTGGCAGCGGAGGTCTGGGGCGAGTATGTTCACCCGGTACTCAAGGAAAACCTCTATACCCTCACCCGGCAGTTTCACGATGAGCAGTGGGGGCGGTTTTACGCGCAAGGGAAAACCCTTCTTGATTTTTAA
- a CDS encoding 4-hydroxy-tetrahydrodipicolinate reductase, protein MSQKAVVLSGALGRMGQEIKQLVRESSVLDLGCEVDRNGVVTEFGSVKSSSDVVIDFSSPEMFRKALAWAQTQEIPFVSGTTGLEESDFAELKKAAQKIPVLWAANMSLGINFLLSLLPQLRALDGYDIQVEELHHNRKLDSPSGTAKILQNQLVESLGRDLPDPVAIRGGGIFGIHKVWVMAEEEYLVLEHTALNRKIFARGAVRAAEWILSRPPGQYQIKDMLGVGE, encoded by the coding sequence ATGTCGCAAAAGGCTGTGGTTTTATCAGGAGCTCTTGGCCGGATGGGCCAGGAGATCAAGCAACTTGTACGAGAGAGCTCGGTTCTTGATCTTGGTTGTGAAGTCGACAGAAATGGGGTTGTCACCGAGTTTGGTAGTGTCAAATCATCAAGTGATGTGGTGATCGACTTCTCAAGTCCGGAGATGTTTCGCAAGGCTCTGGCTTGGGCGCAGACCCAGGAGATACCGTTTGTCAGTGGAACCACAGGTCTTGAGGAGTCTGATTTTGCCGAGCTCAAAAAAGCGGCGCAAAAAATTCCAGTCCTGTGGGCGGCGAATATGAGTCTTGGAATTAACTTTCTGTTGAGTCTCCTGCCTCAGCTGAGGGCTCTGGATGGTTACGATATCCAGGTAGAAGAGCTTCATCATAATCGAAAACTCGACTCCCCAAGTGGTACAGCCAAGATTTTGCAGAACCAACTGGTAGAGTCCCTTGGCCGAGATTTGCCGGACCCGGTGGCTATTCGCGGTGGTGGGATATTTGGCATTCACAAGGTCTGGGTGATGGCAGAAGAGGAGTATTTGGTTCTTGAGCATACAGCTCTTAACCGCAAGATTTTTGCGCGGGGCGCCGTAAGGGCTGCCGAGTGGATACTGAGTCGGCCCCCTGGGCAGTATCAAATCAAAGACATGCTGGGTGTTGGGGAATGA